The nucleotide window aattattttagcaTGTTATGCATCCAAGAAGAATTGGGCCAGCTAGGTGGAATTGCAGGAGGTCCAATAGTCACTGATTCAAGAGAAGCTCAAATACCTAATAACAACCATACCAATTCTGAAAGCAATACAAATTCCAGTGAAACTGCGACAAAATGTACTCCTGGTTCTGGGTCTTTGGACACGCAAAGGACAAGTTGGGTCGAAGGTATATTGGGTTGCATGCGCCCAGTTTGGAGTATGCTTTCCAAAGCAGCTGTAAATGAAAAGATTAAAGGACATCAAAGTAAATAACTGTTTTATAtgtgtttgaaacatttttttttaaaatgcctagctaataatagaatattattctAGCGGACGATTGGGAAATACCGTTTGAATCGATTAGCGAACTTCAGTGGCTTGGATCTGGAGCACAAGGGGCAGTATTTAGTGGGAAATTAAACAAAGATATTGTAGCTGTCAAAAAAGTACGCGAACCACGCGAGACTGATATAAAACATTTACGAAAGCTTAATCATCCGAATATTGTTCAATTTAAGTaagtttttattcatttttttaatattgaaaAACGTATAGTTACGTGATACtataaaatattgttatttaatttcaGAGGAGTATGTACACAAGCACCTTGTTACTGTATAATAATGGAATTTTGCCCGTATGGACCATTGTATGATCTTCTCAGGGCTGGAGAGCCTGTTCCACCTCCTAGATTAGTATCATGGTCTAAACAAATTGCAGCTGGAATGGCTTATCTTCATGCACATAAAATTATACACAGAGATCTTAAAAGTCCAAAGTATGATTTTCACTTAAGTATATAAAAATTGCATAATCATCACGCGCGCGTGTTcaactgaataaaataaaatggtataatattatttatttttcagtGTATTAATCGGGCAAGGAGAATTAGTAAAAATTAGCGATTTTGGAACTAGTAGAGAATGGAATGAAATTAGTACAAGAATGAGTTTTGCTGGTACTGTCGCCTGGATGGCTCCGGAAATAATTAGAAACGAGCCATGTTCTGAGAAAGTAGACATATGGTCGTATGGTGTTGTATTATGGGAATTATTAAGTGGCGAAATACCTTATAAAGATGTAGATTCTTCTGCAATAATTTGGGGTGTGGGCAACAATTCTCTCCACTTACCGATCCCAGCAAGTTGTCCGGAGGGTTACAGGTTACTCGTAAAGCAATGCTGGGCTGCGAAGCCGCGCAATAGACCTTCCTTTAAGCACATTGAAATTCATCTCGGTATTGCAGCGGTCGAAGTACTATGTACAAAACCCGACGAATATTTTAAAACACAGGTACAGTAATATTAATCTTGAGAACAAaccataatttaaaattaacgtactcAATAATTGCTTTGATTATAGCAATCATGGAAGAAAGAAATTAGGGATCATATGAAACAAATGCAAACAAATAGTTGTAGTAGTCcgagatttgaagctgacttaaTTCGACGACGTGAGGATGAATTGAGGCATGCTCAAGATATTCGAGAACACTATGAACGTAAATTGGAGCGAACTAATAATTTGTACCTAGAATTAAGTGCTGTTTTACTACAATTGGAGCAACGTGAACGAGATGTAATCAAGTAAGTAGTTATCCGACATTTGCAGTAAGCTTAAAAGTATACATGCGgtctgtattttaattttatattgtattttttagACGCGAACAACAAAACGGATATAAACAGTGTAAAAAACGTCTTGTACATCCTCTTCTAAAAGCTCAAGAAAGACTTCATCGTAGACGTAATCCAACGACGCAATTTTCAACATCATCCACACCAACAACTCCACCATCACCGACAGACTCTTCCCAGAGCCCTGTGAAAGCAACAATGTATACACAATTAAATGAATCTAACCAACCAGAAACGATTCTGGCTCCAAATAATAGTTTTAAGCAACGTAAATACAGGCATCGTAGAGTAGGATCAGGATGTGGTGTAAGTTCCAGCCCTAGATCAAGCCCTCATCGCGAAAGAAAAGTACGTATCTACAAAAGAAATCTGCACATTGTATATATTAAGAATAATGTTTTTACTTGTTTGATTCCAGAGTACTGAAGTATGTGCACGTTTTATAGACAGTCAAACGCAAACAGAAATGCTAGACATTAGTGAAACTGATTTTAGTCCTGTTACAAATACAACAACAGTATCAACAACAGAAAAGCTTTCTGTAAATAGCATTAATAAACAATCGTTAACTAAACAAGTACCAGAGTGCTTAAACGGAAACTCAATACTATCCGAAGCTCATTACAGAATACAATCTAGTCCCTGTTCCAGCCCTGAACCTACAAATGAAAATCATGTAAATGGAAATGAACGTTTAAAAGATTGTAGTGATGATGATAATTTAGAAACACTTGGCCGAAAAGTTAGTGAAATTATTAATGCTAATCGCCTTATTTCGCCTATAGATAATGGAAACTGTGACGACGTGATAATATCACATAGGTAGGTTAAATTTTAAGTATACTTGATTTTTTGTTATTATGTGTTAATTAATGGTAACAATTATAAACAACAACTGATAAATAATTTCAGAGGTAAAGAAGAATCGGTGAAATTATCTGGTCACTTTTGTGGGATTATTATTAACGGTACTAATATGCAACAAGAACAGTCTGAAATTAGAACGCGGCCTTGTACTGAAAGTATGGATACGTTGCGTGATCGTGAAGATGATAATTGTGAAGAAAGTTGGTCAGACGAAGAAGGAGAAGATCCAAGTTACACTTATAATTACTCTCTTAGACGAAGAAGGTATATAGTTTATGAAGATGTACTTCTATAACATATTCTTTAATGTGAAAACAAGATAGTATACTATCTTAAACACAATAACAATACATAATACTTTGAATAATTACACATAGTGTGCACTAAATAAGTGtataaaaatcaattatttttagaCCATTGATGATTGTTCATTGATTTGTTTTCGAATGTTGAAAATTTAGAAGAAAACTATTAATGATGACGGGAAtaccttatatatatatatataatttaaatatgttTTATAGTATTGCAAGAAGACCAATTGGTCCTGGATGTAGATTAAGAAGATTTAAACATGCCACAGTGCGAATAGAAGGAGTGTTAGCTTCTGACGAGGAAAATACTTCTGAATATTCACATCCTCCGTCCAGTCAGTCATCCACGTTAGAGAGTAATCCTGATGTGCAAAGAGTATTTCGTAATATTCATTATTCTCATAAGGTAAGTCGATAAAGTACCTTATTATTCTCAAGTGTCGAACATTTATAGCATATTGTATTCTTTATTCTTGTCATTTAGAGAAAAGAAATAGATGATGTTTCTGATACGTCGAGTCAATCGGAAACAGACGAAGTCAGTGAGATTACAATTGCATCTCAACCAGTAGGTGCAAACTTGAAAATAGAAAGCAGCGTTTAgattaatgtaatttttatatctCATTTATGAGTGATATATTATAAGACCCTAATAGCCAGTGCATTTCTGTAGTGTATGTTCTCATTCTATTCTATGTTAAATATTGTAGATATTTATCCATTACGATATTCACATTAGGTACATATGTACATTAATTTTACGAATTATTTATCAAGAAAATATGGTACCAATATTCTAAAAAGACCGTACATCAGGTGAAAATAAGTGAAACAGTTTTAAGTCGCATTGGAAAACATACTTTCTATTGTTTAACATTCTTTAGTAGATCGATTCAATGAAAACAAATTTTCTATTACTGGTCATAGCATAATTAATTCTATACTCTATTGAAATAGACATTTCAAGCGATATCTAATTTTTCTAAACAAAAAAGggaaagaaatataatatagattGATAATATTTTCAATGAAGTTGGAAACTTACAAAAACATGTTCTATAACATGTTgctatatagtattatatataaatatacatccATCTCATacttattcttcataaaaaaaaggaaagacaaTTCATTAATTCGTAAATAATTCATtccattatttcttattttttatagTTCCTTTTAGTAGATACATCATCTGCAGCTAGATATGAATTGATTTCTATCAGATAttgcatttgttttgcattaatAAGAAAAAACTCAATTAATTCTAAACAAATATTTCTTATGAGTGCGAAGTCCGTTAATAATAATCGCATTCATTCGTatgtatatatagaatataccaTAGTGTAGAGACCGATTACAGCAAGTCGTATGGTAGTACCATAGTTTACAAGAaagtattgtatataaatacaATGAAATCGCGGaagaataaatatttcatttggAAATTATATACTTAAAAAGTAATTTATAGGTAATGAGTAAGGGAATGACAATTACTAAACAAATTTTACAACGTAAGTGCCTGCGGCAATTTGCATAAAGTACAGCAAACAGTGACTATTAAAGTATTGAAATgaaaaaagatttaaaaaaactaATCAAGTGGTAATGTGCAATATAAAAGAATCATGTGATTGAAATTAGAAAACTGTCGATAATAATACTTTTTCAACTCAATGAATACATAACTAATGGgaataaattgaaatataaatgacatGAGGTATTACTTTAAAGCTACGTTACTAGAACAATgtcgtaaaaatatttttgatgcgctaaaattacatttttaacaaTAATCTTACTAACGATTTACGTAAAATACTGCATGTaatgtattttatttcatttctcaattaacaaatgagaagAAATCTAATTCATTGACTATGTTTACAATAGAATTATAGTATAAGTTGTATCATAAACATAGTAAAAGAAGTACAGGTTGTCTGAGTTTCAAACTGAAACTCAACAATAGTATTGGACTGTACGCAAAAGTCATACTCATTCTTTCAAATTAATAACCATTAAGTATTGCAGTTACGTATGCATAACTAGACGATATTTTGTCAACTCAATTGTCCGAAATACTGTTCTGCATCCATCTATTGTACCTGCTTTGAAACTCAAATTGCCTTAATGACAATTACTTTACATTGTAAATATAGACAATACAACATAAACTTAAGGAAATAGTAAATAAGATTCAATATAACATTTTGATGTGCTCATTTGGACGAAATAATTAGTAAGACATACAGAGATGTACTTTCTATAGAATCATACATATTGTATCGATTATATTTATGCGAGTAGTTGCATAAATTGTTCCTTCTTGTGCAGTGGCAGCTAAACTGACTAGTTCTATTATTCGTAATAATAGAAGCAGTACACAATGTTTGTGTTATAAACAATAAAGTTGATTTACAATAACTGATTTAAAGAGTTTTATTTCGCACTTTATTCACACAATATTATagattgaatattatatttgaatttcgtataaatgaaataacaacTTCTTTCAAGGCATAATAGAATATTAACAATTTGTATTCGGTTACACACTTggacaaataatattaatgtttcTCTTTCCTATccttttgaagtatatcaactTATTAAGTTATGTAGAATAAATATTTGCACAGCCTGTTTTCAATAAcgtgaaaataatgaaaaatgtatTTGAATGTAATTGATAATATAACGAGCTTGACatgtatataaaaatgaaatatgtaTTCAGAAGATTAAACAGTCGTCAAAGCGCGACTAAAGAACAAATATTTAATGAAGTTCTAAATAAATGATGTTTTATAACGTAAATGctatatttattgtacatataCCAATGATAAAGTCTTTATCTCATACAATCGTATTTACATTTAGTAACTCAATAATCTATAAGTGAATTCTGTACAGAATCATGGAAAAGCctcaaaattaattatttcttatATCAGTGTTTCAATTTCACAATTTCTTGATCAATTATAAGTTTTCAACACATTTAATATACCATACTGtttaattaaaatgaatttctaAATATTGACATCGAACTTTCGTTGACCTTATTGTATGTCAAATTAAattcgttaatatttaccaaTGTGCATATACTAGTAttcttaaaaatatataaaaaaaaacttaACAAATTTCTGTTGTAGTCATGTCATTTTTGCAATAAATATGTTTAATACatgattacaaaattaaaagtaATTAAACAATTTCACATTTTTGATTCTttacaaagaaataaaaattaaaaaatgttattaCACTACTTAATGAAAATGATTAAAGTACGTTTCTTAAAAAACCATTCTTCTATCAAATTAACAACCTCAAACGTTTTCtacttttttcaaattgttcaataACCATAGCGTAAAAAAttatacttaatattattatatctgaaTTCACCAATAGAATGAGTTTTGAAAAAATTCGGTGGTACTTTTATACAATGATGATGCACTTTGCCTTAATCCAGTAAACAGAGATACAACAccttctttctcttcttcttgttcttcttcctcGGGTAAGTAATCTGGCATATCTTCGTCTGCATCACCATTGTCTCCATTTGTATGAATCtataaatgtattatatttttaatatgtatATGCACACAATTTCAACATACGCAAGTAAATATTTACCAATGTAACAAGATACTCTTGATTAAGCTTGTTTCTTGCCACTAATCTAGCTTCCATATTGTCTGTATTATTTCGAATAGCTTCTGCAATCTGTTTTGCTGTGACATAGCTTAAAGTACGCATTGTAACACGCTGATGTTCTACATCAACTACAAGGGAAACCAATCCATCAATTCTTATTAATATTGATTCCAACTCTGAACGAGTTTCCTATGtaatatgttattaatattagatattaattttaatgtaaaaattagatatgtatatatcaataatatttactgGTAACAAGCCTTGAACATGTAACACAACAACATGGGTTTTTAATTTCTTTGGTTCGATAACTCTTCTACATCGACTACGCAGATTGTATATTGGTGGTTTCATTCTTTCTATATCATCTTTAATAGACTGAGCTCGTTTAGCTATCTTTGGTTCATCAATGTTATACTTGTCTATAATGGCATCCAATGCTTCACGAACTCCAAAAGTAGAGGTTATGTGCGCATAGTTGTCTACATTTTTAACAAACAATTCTAAAATGTCTAAACCCAAATCAATAATCTCAAAATCTGATGCTTCAAGGACAAATGCTACGTACGAAAGAACTGTTTTGTCCTGGAATCAAAaatttataattacaataacaTAGTATTATATTTAACAAAAAACTTACCTTTAAAATTGTGTCATGATTTGAAACATCATTAGCCAATTTTTTGTATGTTTCAAGTGTTGCTTTTAATTCTTTTGGATTTACAGACTCGTCCACGTCCATCATCTATAAACGTAATGTTTACATTAAGTTGATCTAAAAACAATATGATCAAAGAAAACAAACGGTATACATCTGGTCACGTTACACGGTTATTTATTTTATGGCAATGATAACAATTCGAAAACTACATAGTAGCATTTCaattaatatttctattaaatGAAGTACAAAAGAATCACAGTTACGTTTCACGGTAGTCGAACGATTCCACGTTCACGAAGACATGACATTTCAAAGTATAGAACAAGTTTTAAACTGCTCACTGGGTCAAGTTCTACTTCTTTACCGTTTAGCTATAACATGTGTTATCTCAAATCATAGACAATCTGCTACTTAAAAATTTTTAGCAATCAATAATATAAGGTCAGTGCAGACGATTTTACAAAATTGAGGAAAATCAGTGCTAAATCGGCTTTACATGAATGAAATCACTAGAATAATTGTGagaatacaaaatatatttcaatttataCTTAACACAAAACGATATCCTGGAAGACAAAaagtattttataaaaaaaaacacaaatTTATGAAGTTTGTGTACGTCCAGCGCATACATAAGTTGTGTACGAATGTAACACGTGTATAAAAGTATGTATATATACGTAAACACGTACATGTATAAATACGTATAATACACATGCGTAATTCAGATAGATGTTCAGTATTACCCTACGTAGTAATAATAGCAACAGTCATGCTAATGCCAGCTGCTGCCAAATTGTTTCGATGACGCGCATATTGTAGTATAGTAGCGAAACTGGTGTTTGGATGACGTACTAGAATAAGATGGCCGACATTAGCTCTATCAACTACCAACAGCACAACACCCGTATTACTTCTCTAATGAACTTCCTCCTTATTTTACGGAATCGAGAGCTTTAGATTTCTATTAGTGTTTTTTTAAGCATTCCCAAACAGAGGTTGATGTAGTAGTCAATCTCTGACGGCTGTTGAGGGCAATAGGGAAGTTGAATTAAACGACACGTAAAGTAGAAACATACAGCTGACGTATTTTGAAATTCGCTTGTGCAGGTGATTGTTTGTAAAGTGGGCTAGTGTAGAGTGGACATTGattattagaacaatggaatACGTGCTAATAAAAGATATACGGCCGGGCCAGAAAAACATTAATGTGGTGTTTATTGTTCTGGAAGTTGGCCATCCTACTATCACTAAAGAAAACCGCGAAGTTCGAACGTTTAAAGTGGCGGACAGTACTGCATGTATGAACGTTTCAATTTGGGACGAACCTGGTCAACTTTTAGTACCGGGTGATATAGTTAGATTGACAAAAGGATACGCATCTGTTTGGAGGCAATGTCTGACATTGTATTCAGGAAAAAATGGAGATATTCAGAAAATTGGAGAATTCTGTATGGTTATAAATGAACAGTTAAATATGAGTGAACCAAATCCTGCTTTAGCCCAACAACTGATTAATCAAAGTGGATCTGGACCACCTGGTAGCAATGTTAACAATAGTATTACAAATAATGGAAATGCAAATAACATAGCTGGTCAACCAGGAAGACAACCACTGGTATGTTACTTTTCAAATCgcttgtaatataataatgctAGATATGTCAGTTTAATTGTAATGTTtctattttgatttattttctTGTAGGCGATTCAAACTAATTCAACTACACCTGCCAGTGGTACATCAGGTAGTTCTGCAACAACAAAAAGTGGAAATGGCAGTAATGGTAATAATGGTGGAAATGGAGGTAATGCTTCAGGACTTCCAGGAGGATCTGCAAGATATTCTGGTGATTCAACAACAAAAACCACAGTTGCAACAAAAACTAATGCCCGTGGTCGTGGGGGCTATCGAAATGGTGGACGTAGTGATCGTAGATAACACACAAACAAAAAAcgactaataatatatatgtaatatgaatatgaatatgaatatgaactGATTACATTCAGGACAACTGTAATATACTGTTTTTGTAACAATTCTGTATATGTGTATTCATGAATCAATGTATACGATAGAGTCTGATTAAAACAATATATGAATTAAAGACAATCGAATTGTAAACACTAGAGTAAATAGTCATTGATAATTTAATGatcaaataattaaattattacttGATGGTAATATctttgatttatatatatatatatatcgtatataaaatagtacatatatatgtatatatatacgattttatatttaaagtattagttgtataaaattatattaaccgATTGTCTTCAATTCATTATAAATGTATCAAAATTTTTCACTTATTCTGATAaactaatatagtatataatacattatatatgtaattgcatttaattagtaaataattttgtttaatagttttttaaaatatattttataaaaaagaaacagaaccTTATGTATGTATAAGCATAATTTATACTATGTATATGatttaaatttattcaacccaaTGAACACGTATCGTCACCTCAATATGTTTTCTAGCGAAAAATCTCTCCATCGAGACGCCGTAACGTTAATAAATGCAATGATTGCAGTGTTTTCATCTTGTGAGATAAATCACTCTCCATCTTACAGAGAAATACATCATTTTTAAGGAATCTTGTGCCTGATCGTATGGACATGTGTTGATAATTTGATTGAATATTTCAAGTGTTTGTTTACGGTTCTCAACAATATACCAATTAATGCAGTGTGTTATCGCTCGCACAAGATCCTTAACAAGATACCAAGTCCTTGACTTACACCTGACAATTAGAGTTGACACTTTATCTAAATctgaaataaaagataaaaataagCTCAATGGAAACTATCAACAACATTCATTGGTTTTTTACTGGCTATCATTTTACTACAAGTAGAAATATACTTCATGATCATTGTATTTTCTTTCACTCTATCTCTAATCCAGGAGTGAAGTAGGAAAGGAATATGTATTACTTTTCATTTTCTTCCACTATGTACATAGTAGAGAATAAATTTTACCCTATTGTATACAAACATTTTTTTAggtattattatatctatttgtttatatttgtaCAATATCACTtcgataataattattactgAAGTAATTATAATTGAAAGGATCTATATGCCtatgtattgtattttatttcatcCTCGACTGATATGTATGTAAACAAACATTTGTTGTAAATTCTATTTAATAATTACGAGTACACATAATAATAAGTTACATctattaaaaaataagaaatttgGAAAACAATGTTTGTATAAATTGTGTTATTTATTGTACAACgcacaaaataaaattttaaaataattaaaaattctgatagataattaaataattacatgAATTTATACCATGTTCAGTTTGGCACATAAGATCATTATGTATACAAACTTGTTCAAGGAAATAAAGATAAGATTATGGTTTCATATCTGGGTAATTTAAGaagtatatttaaaataataggtGGTGCAAAGTAGTGTAAACAGATAACATGTATACATACGTAGCTTCAACAAGATAACATTGTTATCCATACCTGTAGGTTATGTTTATGCATTGATCTACATCTACGCACGTACACATCGTAACACTTTATCGAATGAATCATCAGTCAACGATGAACATAGTGTAAGCTGTTGCtattataaattttctttatgCAACACCGCCTAGTGTTGAAACCCATAAACTAAATTACAGAGGCAAATACGATTTTGCAgaattttttcaatattttctattgtttgtacaatttttatgaACAATAAATTTGTCTATAATTtggtaatataaaatataagcacagaaaaatttgaaataaaatattttaattgatATTTAAGTGTTATTCTTAAATTTTCCTTATCGATATTACGGAGTTCTGGAGCTACATTCATGATGGAATTGTTCCATATATATGATACATGTACACATTGGAAATTGGTTCTCAATGAAGTCGAAGTTTCAGCTCTGTTGAAATCCTTTGTGCCCTGGTGTCAACACTGGCGAAGAAGAGGTGAAGAAGTATGTTTCAATACTGTGTCCTTTAAAACTTTATTTACGTTTGTAATCGACAACTTTTATGCACTTTCAGAATGAAAATAACAATTATATCTTTGGTGTTGTGCGAGTATCTCTGTTATTAAACATATAATTTGACAGCAGATGTCAAACGTCAAACGTAACAATTTTAtaactatttttatatatatgaaGCCGGAAAAGGCGG belongs to Megalopta genalis isolate 19385.01 chromosome 1, iyMegGena1_principal, whole genome shotgun sequence and includes:
- the wnd gene encoding mitogen-activated protein kinase kinase kinase 13 wallenda; the protein is MRTPAETETLSQPEMYKFESQETDTTSTVNQVVLSTSHSESHIFTNSMLCIQEELGQLGGIAGGPIVTDSREAQIPNNNHTNSESNTNSSETATKCTPGSGSLDTQRTSWVEGILGCMRPVWSMLSKAAVNEKIKGHQTDDWEIPFESISELQWLGSGAQGAVFSGKLNKDIVAVKKVREPRETDIKHLRKLNHPNIVQFKGVCTQAPCYCIIMEFCPYGPLYDLLRAGEPVPPPRLVSWSKQIAAGMAYLHAHKIIHRDLKSPNVLIGQGELVKISDFGTSREWNEISTRMSFAGTVAWMAPEIIRNEPCSEKVDIWSYGVVLWELLSGEIPYKDVDSSAIIWGVGNNSLHLPIPASCPEGYRLLVKQCWAAKPRNRPSFKHIEIHLGIAAVEVLCTKPDEYFKTQQSWKKEIRDHMKQMQTNSCSSPRFEADLIRRREDELRHAQDIREHYERKLERTNNLYLELSAVLLQLEQRERDVIKREQQNGYKQCKKRLVHPLLKAQERLHRRRNPTTQFSTSSTPTTPPSPTDSSQSPVKATMYTQLNESNQPETILAPNNSFKQRKYRHRRVGSGCGVSSSPRSSPHRERKSTEVCARFIDSQTQTEMLDISETDFSPVTNTTTVSTTEKLSVNSINKQSLTKQVPECLNGNSILSEAHYRIQSSPCSSPEPTNENHVNGNERLKDCSDDDNLETLGRKVSEIINANRLISPIDNGNCDDVIISHRGKEESVKLSGHFCGIIINGTNMQQEQSEIRTRPCTESMDTLRDREDDNCEESWSDEEGEDPSYTYNYSLRRRSIARRPIGPGCRLRRFKHATVRIEGVLASDEENTSEYSHPPSSQSSTLESNPDVQRVFRNIHYSHKRKEIDDVSDTSSQSETDEVSEITIASQPVGANLKIESSV
- the LOC117223636 gene encoding armadillo repeat-containing protein 1 isoform X4; this translates as MMDVDESVNPKELKATLETYKKLANDVSNHDTILKDKTVLSYVAFVLEASDFEIIDLGLDILELFVKNVDNYAHITSTFGVREALDAIIDKYNIDEPKIAKRAQSIKDDIERMKPPIYNLRSRCRRVIEPKKLKTHVVVLHVQGLLPETRSELESILIRIDGLVSLVVDVEHQRVTMRTLSYVTAKQIAEAIRNNTDNMEARLVARNKLNQEYLVTLIHTNGDNGDADEDMPDYLPEEEEQEEEKEGVVSLFTGLRQSASSLYKSTTEFFQNSFYW
- the LOC143258852 gene encoding SOSS complex subunit B homolog: MEYVLIKDIRPGQKNINVVFIVLEVGHPTITKENREVRTFKVADSTACMNVSIWDEPGQLLVPGDIVRLTKGYASVWRQCLTLYSGKNGDIQKIGEFCMVINEQLNMSEPNPALAQQLINQSGSGPPGSNVNNSITNNGNANNIAGQPGRQPLAIQTNSTTPASGTSGSSATTKSGNGSNGNNGGNGGNASGLPGGSARYSGDSTTKTTVATKTNARGRGGYRNGGRSDRR
- the LOC117223636 gene encoding uncharacterized protein LOC117223636 isoform X1; this translates as MYALDVHKLHKFVFFFIKYFLSSRISFCMMDVDESVNPKELKATLETYKKLANDVSNHDTILKDKTVLSYVAFVLEASDFEIIDLGLDILELFVKNVDNYAHITSTFGVREALDAIIDKYNIDEPKIAKRAQSIKDDIERMKPPIYNLRSRCRRVIEPKKLKTHVVVLHVQGLLPETRSELESILIRIDGLVSLVVDVEHQRVTMRTLSYVTAKQIAEAIRNNTDNMEARLVARNKLNQEYLVTLIHTNGDNGDADEDMPDYLPEEEEQEEEKEGVVSLFTGLRQSASSLYKSTTEFFQNSFYW
- the LOC117223636 gene encoding armadillo repeat-containing protein 1 isoform X2, producing the protein MHKHNLQMMDVDESVNPKELKATLETYKKLANDVSNHDTILKDKTVLSYVAFVLEASDFEIIDLGLDILELFVKNVDNYAHITSTFGVREALDAIIDKYNIDEPKIAKRAQSIKDDIERMKPPIYNLRSRCRRVIEPKKLKTHVVVLHVQGLLPETRSELESILIRIDGLVSLVVDVEHQRVTMRTLSYVTAKQIAEAIRNNTDNMEARLVARNKLNQEYLVTLIHTNGDNGDADEDMPDYLPEEEEQEEEKEGVVSLFTGLRQSASSLYKSTTEFFQNSFYW
- the LOC117223636 gene encoding uncharacterized protein LOC117223636 isoform X3; this encodes MERFFARKHIEMMDVDESVNPKELKATLETYKKLANDVSNHDTILKDKTVLSYVAFVLEASDFEIIDLGLDILELFVKNVDNYAHITSTFGVREALDAIIDKYNIDEPKIAKRAQSIKDDIERMKPPIYNLRSRCRRVIEPKKLKTHVVVLHVQGLLPETRSELESILIRIDGLVSLVVDVEHQRVTMRTLSYVTAKQIAEAIRNNTDNMEARLVARNKLNQEYLVTLIHTNGDNGDADEDMPDYLPEEEEQEEEKEGVVSLFTGLRQSASSLYKSTTEFFQNSFYW